The following are encoded together in the Corticium candelabrum chromosome 1, ooCorCand1.1, whole genome shotgun sequence genome:
- the LOC134183213 gene encoding collectin-12-like isoform X2 → MAIKRKGPVGKQGAAGILGGTGLKGEVGAEGAVGPPGKQGVQGVMGRAGPPGPQGPPGKSGMMGPPGPRGPPGQTGGRGEKGERGVEGPRGLAGLDGIPGAAGPIGPVGSRGPLGVKGDGGLPGAKGEAGPQGRPGPEMSEDVLKCYFSPVKGLAERMKELEDWKEEWTKNESRVTVAAHLVGSSGSWYTISGVITYWQTSSPSFLLGAITYSNGALTIPSDGVYYIYTQLWLSAKSGSYVQPYIRVNGNHVLLISSYHFQGRSKSKHSSVLQLLKKGDSVDIYGGGYQHYMGSTRSVFGIFKIN, encoded by the exons GGACCAGTAGGAAAACAAGGAGCAGCAGGAATTTTAGGAGGCACCGGCTTGAAG GGTGAAGTTGGAGCTGAAGGTGCAGTTGGTCCACCAGGTAAACAG GGAGTGCAAGGTGTGATGGGTCGTGCAGGTCCACCCGGACCTCAAGGTCCTCCAGGGAAAAGTGGAATGATG GGTCCACCGGGACCCAGAGGTCCTCCAGGACAAACAGGAGGACGTGGAGAGAAG GGGGAACGAGGAGTGGAGGGTCCAAGAGGTTTGGCTGGATTAGATGGCATTCCG GGTGCTGCAGGTCCCATCGGACCCGTAGGATCACGTGGACCATTAGGAGTGAAG GGTGATGGTGGATTACCTGGAGCAAAGGGAGAAGCCGGACCACAAGGTCGTCCCGGTCCAGAG ATGAGTGAAGATGTGTTGAAATGCTATTTTTCTCCAGTCAAGGGACTGGCAGAGAGG ATGAAAGAACTGGAGGATTGGAAAGAAGag TGGACAAAGAATGAGAgtagagtgactgttgcagCACATCTTGTAGGATCATCAGGCAGTTGGTATACTATATCAG gtGTGATAACGTactggcaaacaagcagtccatcattcttactgggtgccatcacatacagcaatggagctcttacaattccatctgatggtgtttactatatttatacacAACTGTGGTTAAGTGCCAAAAGTGGCAGTTACGTTCAACCTTACATCAGAGTAAATGGCAATCATGTTTTGCTGATTTCAAGCTACCATTTTCAGGGTAGAAGCAAATCCAAGCACAGTAGTGTACTTCAGCTGCTGAAAAAAGGTGATAGCGTTGACATATATGGTGGAGGATATCAACACTACATGGGCTCTACTCGTTCAGTTTTTGGTATTTTTAAGATCAACTAG
- the LOC134183213 gene encoding collectin-12-like isoform X1 has protein sequence MAIKRKGPVGKQGAAGILGGTGLKGEVGAEGAVGPPGKQGVQGVMGRAGPPGPQGPPGKSGMMGPPGPRGPPGQTGGRGEKGERGVEGPRGLAGLDGIPGAAGPIGPVGSRGPLGVKGDGGLPGAKGEAGPQGRPGPEMSEDVLKCYFSPVKGLAERMKELEDWKEEWTKNESRVTVAAHLVGSYSSDWLTISGVIAYWQTSSPSFLLGAITYSNGALTIPSDGVYYIYTHLWLSAKSGSHIYPYIRVNGNRVLYIASYHGHGEEKTKHAGLLQQLKKGDSVDIYGGGYRHYVGSTYSDFGIFKIN, from the exons GGACCAGTAGGAAAACAAGGAGCAGCAGGAATTTTAGGAGGCACCGGCTTGAAG GGTGAAGTTGGAGCTGAAGGTGCAGTTGGTCCACCAGGTAAACAG GGAGTGCAAGGTGTGATGGGTCGTGCAGGTCCACCCGGACCTCAAGGTCCTCCAGGGAAAAGTGGAATGATG GGTCCACCGGGACCCAGAGGTCCTCCAGGACAAACAGGAGGACGTGGAGAGAAG GGGGAACGAGGAGTGGAGGGTCCAAGAGGTTTGGCTGGATTAGATGGCATTCCG GGTGCTGCAGGTCCCATCGGACCCGTAGGATCACGTGGACCATTAGGAGTGAAG GGTGATGGTGGATTACCTGGAGCAAAGGGAGAAGCCGGACCACAAGGTCGTCCCGGTCCAGAG ATGAGTGAAGATGTGTTGAAATGCTATTTTTCTCCAGTCAAGGGACTGGCAGAGAGG ATGAAAGAACTGGAGGATTGGAAAGAAGag tggacaaagaatgagagtagagtgactgttgcagCACATCTTGTAGGATCGTATAGCTCTGATTGGCTTACTATATCAG gtGTGATAGCCTactggcaaacaagcagtccatcattcttactgggtgccatcacatacagcaatggagctcttacaattccatctgatggtgtttactatatttatacacATCTGTGGTTAAGTGCCAAAAGTGGCAGTCACATTTATCCTTACATCAGAGTAAATGGCAATCGTGTTTTGTACATTGCAAGCTACCATGGGCATGGTGAAGAGAAAACCAAGCACGCTGGTCTACTTCAGCAGCTGAAGAAAGGTGATAGCGTTGACATATATGGTGGAGGATATCGACACTATGTGGGCTCTACTTATTCAGATTTTGGTATTTTTAAGATCAACTAG
- the LOC134190389 gene encoding pulmonary surfactant-associated protein D-like — protein sequence MQPSYSVDVECIGSKGEPGVPGVPGPPGRQGPVGKQGAAGISGGTGLKGEVGAEGAVGPPGKQGVQGVMGRAGPPGPQGPAGKSGMMGPPGPRGPPGQTGGRGEKGKRGVEGPRGLAGLDGIPGAAGPIGPVGSRGPLGVKGDRGLPGAKGEAGPQGRPGPEMSEDVLKRYF from the exons ATGCAGCCATCGTATTCTGTTGATGTGGAGTGCATTGGAAGCAAGGGAGAACCg GGTGTTCCCGGAGTTCCGGGTCCTCCAGGAAGACAG GGACCAGTAGGAAAACAAGGAGCAGCAGGAATTTCAGGCGGCACCGGCTTGAAG GGTGAGGTAGGAGCTGAAGGTGCAGTTGGTCCACCAGGTAAACAG GGAGTGCAAGGTGTGATGGGTCGTGCAGGTCCCCCCGGACCTCAAGGTCCTGCAGGGAAAAGTGGAATGATG GGTCCACCGGGACCCAGAGGTCCTCCAGGACAAACGGGAGGACGTGGAGAGAAG GGGAAACGAGGAGTGGAGGGTCCAAGAGGTTTGGCTGGATTAGATGGCATTCCG GGTGCTGCAGGTCCCATCGGACCCGTAGGATCACGTGGACCATTAGGAGTGAAG GGTGATCGTGGATTACCCGGAGCAAAGGGAGAAGCCGGACCACAAGGTCGTCCCGGTCCAGAA ATGAGTGAAGATGTGTTGAAACGCTATTTTTAG